One segment of Streptomyces sp. NBC_00576 DNA contains the following:
- a CDS encoding cysteate synthase, with the protein MSPVRPQVRPGNRHYTLVCSSCGTRYEDDGLILDCSRPHDPAFLRTEYPAPAGYEGVAGRTGTGLFRHAPLLPVARTFPGVPGPVVQRADRLGRRIGLEQLWVAFNGYWPERGAQLPTCTFKDFEAYTVLGRLPADPPVLVIPSAGNTAAAFAWAATRHQVPCLIVVPAAALAGLRFPAPLDPCVRIVALDGATYSDAIACADLLARLPGHQAEGGCRNVGRRDGLGTVMLAAAEAIGRLPQTYVQAVGSGTGAIGAHEAARRIRTGDEALPRLLMCQNAPFAPLFEAWRSVGPAPADREHEPLARELTNRRPPFTVHGGVRDVLTESGGDVLCVDNVAALAAMDLFEETEGIDLEPGAGVALAALADAVRAGRVDRDELVLLNITGGGRARQARDLRLIPAEPWLRIPWPTTADGPHTVAEQVGRQLTYASASASAGAAS; encoded by the coding sequence ATGTCCCCCGTACGCCCCCAAGTACGCCCGGGAAATCGTCACTACACACTCGTCTGCTCCTCCTGCGGTACCCGCTACGAGGACGACGGCCTGATTCTCGACTGCTCCCGACCACACGATCCGGCGTTCCTGCGCACCGAGTACCCCGCTCCCGCCGGGTACGAGGGTGTCGCCGGGCGCACCGGCACCGGACTGTTCCGCCACGCCCCTCTACTGCCCGTGGCTCGGACCTTCCCCGGCGTACCCGGCCCGGTCGTCCAGCGCGCCGACCGGCTCGGCCGGCGTATCGGCCTCGAGCAGCTGTGGGTCGCCTTCAACGGGTACTGGCCGGAACGCGGGGCGCAGTTGCCGACCTGCACCTTCAAGGACTTCGAGGCCTACACGGTGCTCGGCCGGCTGCCCGCCGACCCGCCCGTCCTGGTGATCCCCTCGGCGGGCAACACCGCCGCCGCCTTCGCCTGGGCCGCGACCCGCCATCAGGTGCCCTGTCTGATCGTCGTGCCCGCTGCGGCCCTGGCCGGCCTGCGCTTCCCCGCCCCGCTCGACCCCTGCGTACGCATCGTCGCCCTCGACGGCGCCACCTACAGCGATGCCATCGCCTGCGCCGACCTGCTGGCCCGGCTCCCCGGCCACCAGGCGGAGGGCGGCTGCCGCAACGTCGGGCGCCGTGACGGTCTGGGCACCGTGATGCTGGCGGCGGCCGAGGCGATCGGGCGCCTTCCGCAGACGTACGTGCAGGCGGTCGGCAGCGGTACGGGAGCCATCGGCGCCCATGAGGCGGCGCGTCGGATCCGGACCGGCGACGAGGCGTTGCCGCGCCTGTTGATGTGTCAGAACGCGCCGTTCGCCCCGCTGTTCGAGGCCTGGCGGTCCGTCGGCCCGGCTCCGGCCGACCGGGAACACGAGCCGCTGGCCCGCGAACTGACCAACCGGCGGCCGCCGTTCACCGTCCACGGCGGAGTGCGCGACGTGCTCACGGAGAGCGGCGGCGACGTCCTGTGCGTCGACAACGTTGCCGCGCTCGCCGCCATGGACCTGTTCGAGGAGACCGAGGGCATCGACCTCGAACCGGGCGCGGGAGTCGCGCTGGCCGCCCTCGCCGACGCCGTACGTGCCGGGCGCGTCGACCGCGACGAGCTGGTCCTCCTCAACATCACGGGCGGCGGGCGGGCCCGGCAGGCCCGCGACCTCCGGCTGATCCCTGCCGAGCCCTGGCTGCGCATCCCCTGGCCCACCACCGCCGACGGCCCGCACACGGTCGCCGAGCAGGTCGGACGGCAGCTGACGTACGCCTCTGCCTCTGCCTCCGCCGGAGCGG